Within the Eucalyptus grandis isolate ANBG69807.140 chromosome 1, ASM1654582v1, whole genome shotgun sequence genome, the region GCTCCGACTCGGCACCTTCAGCACCCCGAGGAGGCTGCTCTCGCCAATGACGATGCCGCTGGCAGCCTCCGCGGCTCGAATGCCAAGACcaacttcctcctcctcctccctccgctGCCTCCGCCCTCTCCCTCGCCCTCAAATGACACAAGCCTCGCGTGGTTGTGGGGTGGGCTCCATAAGGAGGGAAAAAGATggggaggagaagagagagcgGTGTTGGGATTTTGAGGAGTGATTGGGTGAGGTATAAAATTAATAACAGACTCATGGTTTGATCTGGTGGTGGAGACAGCAGATAAGTAAATTAACGTTACAATGGATCTACATCCAAgagtgagagtgctagtatgaacaaaataaaggagttaggaaagagaataaaaacacgagatttatagtggttcggcttaatccaagcctacgtccactctcccacgataacagccttcttggctggattccactatgcaatcaacaagagattacaacttcgagtgcaaacacttagtagatcacactatctcactaagtcactctcttggtatttctctcacgattacaaacgtttaagctctcaagagacaagtatatgatctaaagtcgctcagactttggaattataaactctacgctccgtctcttacttgctcatcggtccttcatcttcttaaatactcctccacttccaaactaccgttggacagcatcccggagaatcgtcttccaatatacccattggacagctctgtatctagaagatttggtagccgttgagtgacaaaggtaaaattccaaattgattccgatcgcccatacaaacgaaatattggtttccataagtaaagcttcttcgtttagaaagttcttgtcttcaagatccaatcatcaatcaattagattgaatcaatcaaatcaatcttgatgtgaaatccaaaccagatcactagccgttgtatgattgggcttgagttacgattcatcgaatctggatgtaaagtctgatagccatagactttacaatctgagtctttagactttacaatctgggtctgtagactttacaatctgggtctgtagactttacaatctgtctgtagactttacaatatgggtttgtacccagttcagcttcagcatagattcagtcttctggttcatcattcacgttcagtctggaatttgtcagagtgaacagacttctgatgtagaacagactttgacactaaagtctggtagtcttcagactttgagtcttgagtctagcagtcttcagactttgagtcttgagtctggcattcttcagactttgagtctcgagtctgacagtctttagactttgagtcttgagtctgacagtcttcagactttgataatatcctctacatgttctattatctacatggtctattactcaaccatcaaacatgttagtagcctttgatttattttgtcatctttaaaacatcataagggatttccctaacaatctcccccttttttgatgatgacaaaacaatctctgaatatgcagatttgtaaacatgcttttaatttaaatcaaaggatattagaagatagcaaataaattgagcataataatatatagaaaataatcgcagctcaatattatgccatagataatataatattaaccaattagcacatatgcatattcataacttctccccctttttgtcataatcaaaaagcgataatgatGGATTCACGTaaagaatgataacaaatatcttgcatgaatcacaatttcgaaaaataagcttttatcgaatattaaagatatgcaatatagctatCTTCGatcatatcagcaaatatccaataaaaatcacggatgcatcataaaattcacgtaccatttttgtcatgataatatcaatatgagatttgttaatgacaaaaggtaataagagatgcactaaccggattttgtagaataaattctgacacaattacctttccttccatccataataagatcacgatcaatcaaaaagatttttccataattgatcaaagctccccctcaatttgttgcctttttgagatgatcacgattcttttccttttcttttggatttgatttctccccttgatttcctcatcggattctgagtctggttcTGAATGAGACTCTGtttctgagtctgtgtctgagttagactcagattctgaatgtgccatcaagcatagatttccttgttcatcgtcttcttttattattcttttctagtcattatgcttgtattgacttcttccatcgaagttccttccttttctactcagctttttgaatttcttgaccataaaggctaattcttcatcgtccatgtcattttctgagtctgtttcatcaaaaacagcattagatattaaagcaatggacttcttaccttcgggatcttcatcgttgagttgctccacttcataggattgaagagtgccgattaattcatcaacggagagtggcataatcctttgagtctcccggattgaggtcttgacatgattccaatcttttgagagagatcgcaagagtttgttgaccttcattggggaagaaattggatgaccttgatatgccaaaccgtttacaatttctgtaaaacgattaaacatatctccaattgactctccttgcttcatcttgaaggattcatatttgccgagcaagaagtttacttttgtctcttttacacaatcggtcccttcatatgtaacatgaagtttatcccaaacttcttttgctgtttcacatgaagagattctattatattcagtaagagataaagcgcaatataaagaaaaaattgctttcgcatcaagcgcttctcttttggacatctccatccgagacataggagcgatggggttgattcctctttccacaacatcccattgtaagagatctctggatcttaggaatgctttcattttgttcttccatacgtcatattcctttccatcaaaatatggtggccttgtgttgctttgcccttccataagtcctggtgccaacatactagccataaagaatctttagctcaaaagtaaaaacacttttataaaccgagcacttggctctgataccaattgagagtgctagtatggacaaaataaaggagttagggaagagaataaaaacacgagatttatagtggttcggcttaatccaagcctacgtccactctcccacgataacagccttcttggctggattccactatgcaatcaacaagagattacaacttcgagtgcaaacacttagtagatcacactatctcactaagtcactctcttggtatttctctcacgattacaaacgtttaagctctcaagagacaagtatatgatctaaagtcgctcgactttggaattataaactctacgctccgtctcttacttgctcatcggtccttcatcttcttaaatactcctccacttccaaactaccgttggacagcatcccggagaatcgtcttccaatatacccattggacagctctgtatctagaagatttggtagccgttgagtgacaaaggtaaaattccaaattgattccgatcgcccatacaaacgaaatcttggtttccataagtaaagcttcttcgtttagaaagttcttgtcttcaagatccaatcatcaatcaattagattgaatcaatcaaatcaatcttgatgtggaatccaaaccagatcactagccgttgtatgattgggcttgagttacgattcatcgaatttggatgtaaagtctgatagccatagactttacaatctgagtctttagactttacaatctgggtctgtagactttacaatctgggtctgtagactttacaatctgggtttgtacccagttcagcttcagcatagatttagtcttctggttcatcattcacgttcagtctggaatttgtcagagtgaacaaacttctgatgtagaacagactttgacactaaagtccgtCTTGAGTCTTcgaactttgagtcttgagtctaacTTCGGGACTTtgagtcttcagactttgagtcttgagtcggcagtcttcggactttgataatatcctctacatgttttattatctgcatggtctattactcaaccatcaaacatgttagtagcctttgatttattttgttatcttcaaaacatcataagggatttccctaacaaagaGACATGAATAGTGATAGTGAAGGCGATAAAATACAATGCCTTAGATGTGGTATAAAATACATAACGCGACGGCATAGTGAGTAAAGTACGGAGCAAACAAAAACTATCTCGCAATATGGACAACATAGGCTATATTAGGCAAATGTCCATGAGATATATACTAAACTGCTGATCAATCACAAATAGCATACGACAACTTGTAATAGAATGCTGTCAAGAAGCTCAAGTTCGGCATCAggatcaatatcaacatggatTGAGATCAAAATAGGAACAATATGGAGTCAGATAGTGAGAATATTGAATTGTGTATTGTGCAATTGAAAAAGGGAAGTAATCTAATATGGGATATTTAACTCCAAACCATTGGCACATCCATGAATCGCCACACGTAAAAAGCCCTTTCTCTTATATCGCGAAGCATAAAAGCCGAAGGAACACTTACAAAGGTATATATAACCAGTTGATGATCAAGAACACTTTGAATCTGCCAAAGCCATTGCAAACAGTAGCGAAATATTGCTACTTTGCTTGTAATAATCTATTTAAGTTGCTCTTATGAGCAACATGTTATACATCCATATTTTCCTAAACTAGCTCATAAGTCATATTAAGCTAGTCGCTTTTATTTGTCCTTTACTTTTTATATAATACCCTATGATGCGTATAATAATAGGTCATAAGTAAGCTTGTCACTCTAAAAGACTTTCCTAGTATGGAAGTTCTCCTTCATAGTTGCCTGGAGGATCATAGTTGCACACAACGTACCACCACCCGTTGTTACACTGAACCCTAGCGCACCCGACTCGGACCGAGTCACGCCAAACCATCTGAGTGTAGTGCAAGCAGTCGCACCCGCTCGAGCAAGTGTTGGTGTTGTACTTGTAGTTTTGCTTCTCTGCGACCCACAAGCTAACGGCATAGGTGCTGGTGAATGTGCTAGTGCCCTTGGCAAGGTTCTCGCCGTAGGGCCCATTGGAGTGCACAAGGCTGCAGTCGCCGACCCGTTGATTTGCGTAGCTTTGGGCGTAGGTAGCAAGGGCGTTGTCCCATGTCACATTCGCCACACCAACTTGCTTCCGAGCGACATTATGAGAGTCAAGATAGTCTTGGGGTGAGTTTTGGGCATGACTAGgttgaaagagagaaatgaaaacaAGAGAGATGATGATGGTCGAGAATTCATGATGCTCAAGGAATTAGCTGATGTTGGTTCAAGGTGACATTTTTGGTGATCATTAGgctatttatagaaaaaaaaaaaaaaaaaacatggagaTTTTCAGGGCTTCAACTCATTGTGTGCGATGAACTTATCCGGAACATCTCCTTTTGGACAGTTCAACTTTGCGTTAAAATCCAGACTGATcaagaaatgataaaattagTAAATGCGGCATCTAGGTAATTGGTTTTgcatgttctttctttcctcaaaTGGAAGTAAAGTAAAAGGCTTTAGCAAAGTTTGAAGTTTCAGCAAGTTTGATGCAGTAATTAAAGTATAATGTTAGACGTTATTTGGAGTAATGCTAAAGACATTGAGATTAgtgcatgaaattaaattattatggGATCTAAAAAACTTTGTCCAAGTGTGATGAACAAacaggtctctctctctacgcCAATCAAAAGCCACCACCAACTCGTCATCGTATCCATCTTCGTTTTTGAAGATCCACTGTCCATCTTCAACTAAATTTACAATCTCCAGCGTCCCCCACCTTAAAACAATACGTCACTATCCTCCCATAGGAGAAATATATCCGAGATATCAAAAATTATGTGTAGCACTCACTTTAATATCAAAAATTTTCACCggatacttaagtaccaaatttaatgaaaaacgATTACTTAATTATGTCTCCGGAGAGAAATTCTGACTAAAATATATACATGgcatttatgaataaaattttaatatgagctggcatttaaaaaaaaagtctacgTGGCATTTCCATGTGTACATTTCTCCTCATCTCCCTCCACGtcaatttttttcctgtttttctatttttttttccttctcttttctcccttgtGCACCCTCACTACTTCACGTTGTAAATGGACTCGTCAACCACAACTTCATCGAGGCTCACCCATCACCGTCCAAACCTCCGAGCTGCGCCACAATCTCAACAAACGACGCCAAGAATCGATGGATGATATGGTCCAGGCAAGGAACGAGATGGTTCAGATCTGTGAAAGGAGTCTTGTTCAGTCAAGATCGCTTGGTTTCATCGAATTAGAAAGCCATGAAGCACGTCCAGCAATCAATGAATGCCCAGGTTGGACAGAAAACCAAGAACAAGCGCGCGAACTTCTCCCagacatttcatcgaacacctAAGGGTACAACAACCAGAAAGCATTCAGGCGTGCAAATTCATGCCAGAACCAACCAtaaccagaaaaaaaaacactaggAATACACAGAGAAAGGAATGAGCAGGCTCAGAACGCGCGAAACTGGGGCCGGCGAGCCCCATTCCATCGATTCGACAAAATAGGGGAAAACGAGCTTGGGCGTATCCTGCGAAAGGAAAGTTGCCGGACGCGATTGCTAGGTAGATCGGAACAAAATTGGCTCTAGAAACCGCCTCGAGGGACTTGGCCGGTGAAGGAGGCAACACCAACCGCAATTTGAACTCGCCGAGAATGGATCCAACCGAGCCTCTAGTTTGTAGTCGGGTTTTTCAATGAATCAGCTTCATTAACGGCGGATTTTGAGGTGGCTTTGATGAATCCAGATAAGAAGCCAGAGAGAAATTCCCTGATGTACTCCCTTTTTCCCCGTTCATCCCCTTTCCGTCGATTGTTcagcaagaaattgatttttcttgttgGACAAAGTCGTTTTGGGTCATGCAGGAGAGTGAAACTTGTTAAATGAAGTTGTCTTGAGCTTTTTATCCTAAGTCAAACTGCTGGCGAGCCACGTCAGtagataaaaaatcaaaatattgcCATACCAAATTTCCGGCACTCGAGATCGGAATTGatacttaaatgatcattttattttttaaaaaagtgacaATTGagtgatttggaaaaaaaattgacaccaaaATTAGCATTAcacacaacttttgacacttctactAAATTTTTCCCCTCTCTCACTCCTTGCAATGGCTGCCGTTGAGATGTCAACGAGCCCTAACCGGCCCTTGAGGCCTTGATGCTATCAAGGTTGCGGCAAGCGTCCAGATCTAGAGGTGCATCCTCCTTAGCTAGAGACTCAATCCCTCCACTCCAAGTCTAGAGGAAGTGGGATCTGGATCCGTCGTCCTCACCGGGCAGGTGGCCACCCATTGCTCATTGGTGTGgtaatatttaaaataagttaGACAAGTGACATGATCTCGTAATAGCGACAGGCGATGTATACATAAATGGAGGCAACATATTGCTTAATAAATCAATCTtccataaaaaagataaaatttataaatcattcTTAGTGTCTCTgccattttccttaatttaagcTATCTGACATGTACATGTACTTCTCTTTTGTCTCAATTAAGTTATCATCCAATTGTTCTTTGATGAATCCACGCATGAAAACCGTATAATTTgcgttttttattttatgcagCTACCTTTACGGTTCTGTAATTGGCATGGATGCGAAGGGCACGCCCTCACATCCCCACTTGCCATTGAACGGTTGGATGTGCATCCTGTATTAGTCTATCACCCCATAAATAAGTCTTATAATATAGAAATTATTATGAGTTGGGGATATGTAATAAATTGAATCTGAATTGTAGAAAATGTTTGGGTCATATGTAAGTCACACCTAGATCTTATCAAATTCGACAGTTGAATAGCATTAACATCTTTACAAAGACCCAGCAAATGACATAATACATATAGGTCAGGATACTTTTCTCAAACATGTCTGCACATGTGCAAAGCTCCAGTAGTAACCTTATTCGATAATTTCCAAACCCTCCACTTCAAGATCCATAAAACAATATTTATCATTTAGcaattggttttttcttttttcctcacaGCAAAAGATGACTAAATGAATGAAGACTGATTCATTGAGAAAATACTAAAACGCATATTATCCGGGTTGTTAATAAATCATGGAAGTTAAGAAGCTCATGAAAAAGTGGAGCCGATTGACAAGAGATGgtgtaccaaaaaaatcaatatctaGGGAGGAAAATCCAAGAGTatacagaagaaaaagaacaaaaaggaagaagacaagttcATGCTATGCCAAAGTCTTCCAAGTTTTCCTTTGAATGTACTTTCACAATCACGTTGGAGAACCACTTTAAACACAATCGACACTAGgatttcaaatttccaaaggAGCAGAGCAAATCCGTGTGCAGAACGCAGCCATTCAACTTCAAGAATTGAGAATCACAACTATTAAATGTACAATGAGAAGGAATTGAAGCAAGAAACCTGGATTCAATGCAAGACAAGCACGACAGAAGCAACGGAGAGAGAGGTGAGCATGAATAGAGGCGATCGAACAGAGGCAACACAACAAAGGCAACTCG harbors:
- the LOC104441546 gene encoding pathogenesis-related protein 1A, encoding MATSGGHEVSVTWSIGRRALRGLVRGLQDWRLCLEGQSEVLQAESPETGGTTRRWFKWHHEFSTIIISLVFISLFQPSHAQNSPQDYLDSHNVARKQVGVANVTWDNALATYAQSYANQRVGDCSLVHSNGPYGENLAKGTSTFTSTYAVSLWVAEKQNYKYNTNTCSSGCDCLHYTQMVWRDSVRVGCARVQCNNGWWYVVCNYDPPGNYEGELPY